Genomic segment of Cytobacillus suaedae:
AAAGAGACAAAGAATTAAATTTAGAAGTAGAGACTCCACGTCATTATTATGAAAATGATGACCCATCACTGCCTCCACTTCATACATGGAAATCTCATGCAAACCTTTTATTTTCAAATTGGTTGAATTATTATGTCTATCAGGAGACTCCTTATCATTGGGAGTAGGAAGATGAAAAGGTTTTTACTACGTATTCGCGGAATTTATTCGGACAGGTAGGGCTGGGGGTAGTAAATTCTTGTCCGAATACGGAGGTTTTTCGGACAGGTTGAGTTAAAGTTAGTGCATTCTTGTCCGAATCCGATACTTATTCGGACAAGTTGAGTTGAGGTTAGTGCTTTCTTGTCCGAAGCCGATACTTATTCGGACAAGTTGAGTTGAGGTTAGTGCTTTCTTGTCCGAATCGGATGCTTATTCGGACAGGTTTAGCTGTGGGTAGTGCTTTCTTGTCCGAATCCGATCCTTTTTCGGACAGGTTGAGCTGCGGGTAATGCTTTCTTGTCCGAATCCGATACTTATTCGGACAGGCTGAGCTAGCACTAGCGGATACCAGTCCGAATCTGACGCTTATTCAGACAAGTTCAGCTACACTAACTGATACCTGTCCGAATCAGAAGCTTATTTGGACAGGTTGAACTCGCACTATCAAATTCCTGTCCGAATACATAGCTTATCCGGACAAGTTGAGCTACTGTTGGCGAATTCTTGCCCGAATAAGTGAGAATCTTTTTAAATCTTATTGTTGCTGAATAAATAAAAAAAAGCCCATTAAGCAACGGACTGTTTTCTTGATTTAGCTAAGTGTATCAATTCAATAACAATTACAAGCAGTAATAGCCACCAAAATGCAATATAGAAACCTAAAAGTATAAAGTTGATCCACCATTTCTTAAAACGTAATTTATGAGCAAGTACTGGTTGAACTCCCATTCCTAATTTAATTCTTGGAAGCATGAAAAAGAACATTGCTACGATTAATCCTGTGATGATATAACCGTTACCTACTTCAGTTTCTTCCACTAATTCATCAGATGCTACTACTTCCTCAGTACCCTTAGTTTCTGTAGCAGTTTCAGTGTTAGTTGATTCTTTTTCCGTAGAGGTAGAAGTATCATTTTTATCTGTTTCAGTTGTATCTTTATTTACTACTTCAGTTCCATCCTTCTTATCTTCCTCTTTAGTATCATCCTCAGTTGATGCCTTGGATTCAGAAGTTGAATCCTTAGTTGTTGTTGCCACTGGTTTATATATTTCATACATACCCGTATAGTTAGTTGTGGCAAAACTCATAGCAGCTATTACACGTTCCTCATATTTGTAAGTCCCATAGTCATAGAAATCTTCAACAAAGCCAGCTTTCGTGATTTCTTCTTGATGTAATTTACCATCTACAAATACCCAAGCTAATAAACGTTCATATTTATCAAATAAGTCCCCACCATCGGTTTCTAGTGTGATTGTACCTTGCTTTAAGAAGTTACAAGTATATTCACTAGCTTCCTTACCAAAAGGTTCTTTCTGAGTTGTACTTTCTGGTGTATCAATATAGAGGAAACGAGTTTTATATATTGTACCGTTAATATTAAAGTTAGCTGTATCACCGTCTGTACATTTCTCTAGAGTTGCCGTATACGTTTTACCCATTTCTAAAGTAGAAGTAGGTTTTGGTGCAGTAGTAGTAGTAGTAGTAGTAGTAGTAGTAGTAGTAGTAGTAGTAGTTTTAGGCGCTTCCTTGGGTGTTGATTCTGTACTAGATGAAGGAAAAGAATAACCTTCTAAATCTACTGTGTCAGGTGATAATACAGCTTTACATTTTTCATTTGTATTGTTTGCTTTAATCAATGCGATAAATTCATTAATATTTTTTGCTGATTTAGCCAGTTCAGTAGGTGAGTGTAGTAGATAAGCACAGTCTGATGATCTGAAATGACCACCTAGTTCATCTTTTTTACCATTATGAGCAAAAGATTGAGTGGGTAATAGGATTGTTAGTAGTAAAAAAGTAGTGATGAAATAAAGATAAGTGCGTTTCAATAGTGTTCCTCCTTATAGGATTAAAAAATCCCAAACTAATAGTACCATAGATTCCATTTTATTGGTAAAAAACTTATTAAACATGCGTATAGGTTAAACCCTTCCAGTTTTTTTAGTATGATATAAAGTTTGCCTAGATTTATAGATCTTTTATTTATCATTAAGTTGTATAACCAAAAAAAATAGAAACCCTTATGCTTAAAGGGTTTCTACTTATTTTAGCTATTGTTGCTGTGCTAAATATATCTCCTCAAACGGTTGAACCACAACAAACCCCTCACCCGCAAATTTCATTTGGATTGACTCTCCGCTACCGCGTCCAAAGAAGGTTTTTAACGTAATGTCTGTAACAAATTCAGGTTGTAGACTACCTGACCAAGCCACAGTTGCATTCGGGTCTGTAATAACTGGATTATCAGGAGTTACTAGAAGAGTCAAAGGTTCATAATGAGAGGTAATGGCTACCATTCCTGCACCATCAAGTTTTACATTAAACAATCCACCTGCCATCATTCCTGCTACACGTCTCATCATTTTTATATCCCAATCAAGAGATGTTTCAAAGGCTAATAGATCATTGCCATTTACATAGATCGAATCATTATTTAAGTGTAAGATTGAGATTTTCTTCCCTTGGTCAGCTAAGTATAGTTTTCCGTTACCGTTCGCTTTCATCAGTGAAGTTCCTTCTCCTGTTAGTGCTTTCTTAAACAATTTTCCTAATCCATGTTCGAGTATTCCTTCCCGTTCAAACTTAATTTGGCCACGGTAGGAGACCATTGAACCCATTTTCGCCCAAACCTGCCCCGAAAGGTTTACCTCTAACATTCTCGGTGTTTCTAATTCGAAAAAACCTTCACCTTTGTCCTGCTGTTTTGTTTGCTTTATAAACTCATCAATTGAATATCTACTCATTTAATTCATCCTTTCTTCTTTAAAATGAACACCCACATAAAAGTTAATGCCTGCTTTAATTCTAATGGAAAGTGATTGATTTTCGAGGAGTCAACTGCATTTTTATATACACCGTGGCCATCAATGACTTCGAAACCATTTTCCATCACAAGCTGCTGTAATTCCCATGGCATCATTGTATTACAGATGACTTCTTCTCCATATAATCTTGGGTATGCATTTTGTCTAGGTCCAGCCGTTGGCCCTAGTAATCCTACGCATAAGAATCCATTAGGTTTCAAAATTCTTTTACATTCGTTTATGGCCTGAAGTGGATCTGCTGTCCATTCCAGAGAATTAATCGCCATTACTGCTGAAAAAGTTTCGGCATCAAAGGGTAAGTCTGATAGGTCCGCCTGTATATAATTTAACCTCTTATCCTCTAACCTCGCCTTTGCTTTTTCAATCATTTCCTTCGATATATCGACACCAGTTACTTCTAATCCTTCTTGATACAGTTTATACGATCCATATCCATCTCCACAGCCTACATCCAATATGTTCATATCTGGCTGCAGATATCCTTTTAAGAAAGGGATAATAGTGCTTCGACTTCCTTTTTCCCACATATTCTCAGAGTTTTGATTCCAGAAATCTGCATTGTTGTCCCATTGCTTTTCAACCTGCTTGTGCCAATTGTTCTTTTCCATGGTTATATATTCCTTCCTCTTGTATGTATTCATACTATAGTGTTCTATAAATAATCCAAAATCCCTTGAACAAAATCCCTATTTCAATTTTCAGTCGTATAATTGCATGTAAGAATAGGAATATTACTTTTATATTATCTATGGAGGTTTACTAAGTATGACTAAAAAGTTTAACAAAGGTAGCAAAAATCAAAACTCACCTAAAAGAGGAAATGAAATGGCCGAATTTGGCCAAGAATTTGTAAGTGGCGATAATAGCAAAGGTAATAAACATAACAAAGACCAAAGAGATAAAACTAATCCAAATGATTAAATTTAAAAACGGATCAACCATTCCATGTGGTTGATCCGTCGTTTTTATTTTACCGGTTTCTTTAAGAAACCTACCATTAATGCTGTTATAATCGATCCTATCGCAATAGCTAGTACATATAATAATGGATTTCCATCTACAACTGGAATAACAAATGCCCCACCATGAGGTGCAGGTAATCCAATTCCAAATATCATAGTTAAGGCACCAGCTACCGCCGAACCAATGATAGCTGACGGAATAACACGAGCTGGATCCGCCGCTGCAAATGGAATTGCGCCTTCAGTAATGAAAGATGCTCCCATAATGTAACAAGTCTTTCCTGCATCCTTTTCAGCTTTAGTAAACTTTTTCTTAAAGAACGTAGTAGCTAGAGCAAGTCCTAATGGTGGTACCATCCCACCAGCCATTATTGCTGCATGAGGAGCAAAATTACCAGCATCAATCATCGCAATACCAAATGTAAATGCAGCCTTATTAATAGGTCCTCCCATATCAACGGCCATCATTCCACCTAAAATAACCCCAAGTAATACTAAATTCGTAGTACCCATACCACCTAACCATGTGCTCATACCATCATTAAGTGCTTTGGCTGGGTCGTTAACAACAAACATCATAACTAAACCTGTAATTAAAATACCGAATAATGGATATAACAATACTGGCTTTATACCCTCTAGAGACTGAGGTAAACTAGCGAATAATTTTTTGAGTCCTAAAACAATATACCCTGCTAGGAAACCTGCTATTAAGCCACCTAGGAACCCTGCTCCACCGGCTGCAGCCATAAAACCACCCACCATACCAGGTGCAAAACCAGGACGATCCGCGATACTCATTGCAATAAAGCCGGCTAATACCGGAATCATTAGAGCAAATGCATTACCTCCACCAATCGTCATTAGTGCTTCCGCAATGGGGTGATAGGACGGATCTTTTGGATCGGAAGCATTAATACCAAAAATAAATGACAATGCAATAAGAATTCCACCACCGACTACAAACGGTAGCATGTTCGAAACACCATTCATTAGGTGCTTATAAAAACCTTGTCTCTCATTCTTTCCTTCATTTGAGCTACTATCTTCTGACTTGGCTGTGCTTTGATAAACAGGTGCATCCTGCTTAACCGCCTTTTCTAAAAGTTCAGCTGGTTTTCGAATTGCTTGAGCAACAGGTACTTGAATTACTTTTTTCCCAACAAAAGGTTCCATGTCAACCTTTGTATCGGCAGCTACAATAATTGTCGCGGCCTTTTCAATTTCTTCAGCAGTTAGTTTATTTTTGATACCACTAGAACCATTTGTTTGAACTTTAATTGAAATATTCATTTCCTTTGCTTTAGCTTTAAGTGAATCTGCTGCCATATACGTATGGGCAATACCCGTCGGGCAACCAGTAACAGCTAAGACAAATGGAGTGTCTGATTTCACTGTCTCTTTTATAACAGTCTTTTCATCTACTTGATTTATTTCATTTTCTTTCTCGTCTATTAAACTAATAACTTCATCTACTGATGATGCATTTAATAGTTTCTGTCTAAATTCTACATCCATTAATAGAGTGGAAAGTCTAGATAGTGTTTCTAAGTGGGCGTTATTTGCCCCCTCACTTGCTGCAATCATAAAAAATAAAAAGCTTGGCTGACCATCTAATGCTTCATAATCAATCCCTTGTTTAGAACGACCAAAAGCAATTGCAGGTGTTTTGACTGCACTAGTCTTCGCATGGGGTATCGCTATACCTTCTCCAATACCAGTAGTACTTTGAGACTCTCTTTTCAATATAGCTTCTCTGAAGTCGGAACGATTACCTAACTTATTTGCATCGTCGAGCTTACTTACTAATTCATCTATAACCGTTTCTTTGGTGCTTGATTTTAGATCAAGAATAATTGTATCTTTTTTTAATAAATCTGTAATTCTCATCGTAGTACACCCCTTTACCTTTCAACCACTTCAATTTGTCTTCTTAAACTAGATACTTCTTCCCTCGTACATAAATCTGTAGAGAATGCTGTTGCACTACCTGAGGCAACGCCTATCTTAAATGCTTCTTTAACATCACTGTCCTTCATATATGTTCCGATAAAACCTGCCACAACAGAATCTCCTGCTCCTACTGAATTTACAACTTTACCAGTAGGGACATTTGCATGTAATACCATTTCATTATTAATGAATAGTGCACCTTTATCAGCTAACGAAACGATGACATTTTCTGCACCCAATTCAACTAATTTCTTTCCATAAGGTACAGCTTCCTCAGGTGTATTTAAATCAACATCGAACAGTTCTCCAAGTTCATGATGATTAGGCTTTAGTAAGAAAGGATTAAATTCAAGAGTCTTTAAAAGTGTCTTTCCTGAAGCATCTATTACTACCTTCACACCATTTTGTCTGCATATCTTGATCATTTTTACATAAATGTCTTCCGGTAAAGAAACAGGAATACTTCCAGCTAGAACAAGTACATCTTCAGAAGACAAACGTTTAATTTTCTCCATCATTTCACTTAGTTGCTCTGAGGAAATCGAGGGACCTCGACCATTTATTTCTGTTTCAATATCTGTTTTTAATTTAATGTTGATTCGTGAATCACCATCAACCTTTATAAAGTCAAAGTCGATATCTTCACTGTGTAAATAATCTTCTATAAATTCACCCGTAAAACCACCAACAAATCCTAAGGCTTTACTATTAATCCCTAACCTTTTCAGAACTCGTGCTACATTTATTCCTTTTCCACCTGGAAATTTCATTTCTTTGTCGATTTTATTTAAATCTCCCATTTTAAAATCATTGATATGAACAATAAAATCGATGGAAGGATTAAGTGTACAAGTATAAATCACGTGACCACTACCTTTATTGTTGTTTTTGATTCATAAGGTGCTAAAACCTCTACGTTTGTTTCTGTAGTTATCAATTGTGCTTTATCTAAATCTACTATTTTTGAAAATGCGACTTCACCAAATTTTGATATATCAGCCAAAAAGTAAGATTGACGTGATAATTGAATTGCTGTTTGTTTAATTAAAGCCTCTTCAGGATCTGGAGTCGTATACCCATATCGATAGTGAACTCCATTTACACCCATAAAGCATTTATCAAAAGAATATTGCTTAAGGCTTGCTAATGCTCCACTACCGATGAGAGCTCTAGTTTTGCTCTTTATATATCCACCAACTAAATAGGTGTTGATGTTGTGTTCAAGCAATAAATCAATGTGTGTTAGTCCATTAGTAACAACCACAATATCCTTCTCTTTTAGGTATTCAATCATTTGAAAAGTTGTAGTCCCAGCATCAAGGTATATACATTCTCCTTGATTAACAAGACTTGAAGCGTACTCAGCAATTGATATTTTCTCTTGAAGGTTTTTGGTTGATTTCTCAGGTATCCCGAGTTCATTGCGATTACCTTGAGGCAATGATGCTCCTCCATGAATTCGTTTAAGCAGATTTTGCTCTTCGAGTAATTGTAAGTCCCTACGAATTGTTGATTCTGAGGTATTGGTTTGTTCAACAAGCTCCTGAACTTTGACAATTGATTTCTCGTTTACAAGTTCTAGGATCAACCGATGTCTTTCCGGTGTTAACAATGACATCACTTCCTCTATTTGTTTGTAATTACATACTACAGTAAGCCCTTTCATAAATCAATCAAAAACTATCAAAAACAACCAAAAACAATCATTATCATTCACTATATAGTCAGATTTACTTAATACAATTTGCATATTTGCTAACAATTATGATGATTCTCTCCTTATAAGCACGATTTATCTAAAAGGATTCGGACTTGATGAGTTAGATGTTGCCAGCTCTAGTCCGAATTCCGTGATGATTCGGACTTCGTGAGCGAGTAGGTTCTGACTCTAGTCCGAATTCGGTGGTGATTCGGACTTCGTGGTCGGGTAGGTGCTTACTCTAGTCCGAATTCCGTGGTGATTTGGACTTCGTAATAGAGTAGATGCTGAGCTCTAGTCTGAATACTAGGTTTATTCGGACTTCGTGACCGAGTAGGCGCTGACTCTAGTCCGAATTCTAGGTTTATTCGGACTTCGTGATCGAGTAAGGTCTGACTCTAGTCTGAATACTAGGTTCATTCGGACTTGATGATCGTGTAGGTGCTGGCTCTAGTCCGAATTCTAGGTTAATTCGGACTTCGTGACCAAGAAGGTGCTGACTCTAGTCTGAATACTAGGTTCATTCGGACTTGATGATCGTGTATGTACTGGCTCTAGTCCGAATACTAGGTTTATTCGGACTTCGTGACCGAGTAGGTGCTGGTCCTTGTCCGAATTCCGTGGTGATACGGACTTCGTAGTCTAGTAGGTGCTGGCTCTAGTCCGAATACTGCAGTGATTCGACTTCGTGATCAGTCAATGTCCAAAGATAAAAGACAGTTACTTTAAGACAAATAAAAAAACAACCACAACGAGCTACATAACTTAACTCGTTGTGGTTGTTTCTTTTTCTTGAGTTTGAATCTGATTTTTACCATTTTCAAATTGAAATACTACCTTCTTTTCTGCCTCACTCCATTCCAATACAGCATCAAAAGATTTTTCTCCTTTTTTAAATCCTTTTATAGAATTGGTTTTTCCTTCAGTTAGGAGCTTCTTAATATTAGTTGGAGTAATCGTTTTCGATAATATTTTTTTAGATAATGTAAATCTACATTGCTTTTCCTTATAATTAGTACACCCATAAAAACTGCCTTTATCAACAACTTTCCCATCACATAACTTACATTTTCCTACTTCTGTCCCAGTTGTAAAGTTAGACTTTCTCGTCGGGATTTTATCTATTTCAATATGATTAAAGTTCCATTCCTTTGACTGACTAATTGCATCAGTTACAATTTTTT
This window contains:
- a CDS encoding thermonuclease family protein encodes the protein MKRTYLYFITTFLLLTILLPTQSFAHNGKKDELGGHFRSSDCAYLLHSPTELAKSAKNINEFIALIKANNTNEKCKAVLSPDTVDLEGYSFPSSSTESTPKEAPKTTTTTTTTTTTTTTTTAPKPTSTLEMGKTYTATLEKCTDGDTANFNINGTIYKTRFLYIDTPESTTQKEPFGKEASEYTCNFLKQGTITLETDGGDLFDKYERLLAWVFVDGKLHQEEITKAGFVEDFYDYGTYKYEERVIAAMSFATTNYTGMYEIYKPVATTTKDSTSESKASTEDDTKEEDKKDGTEVVNKDTTETDKNDTSTSTEKESTNTETATETKGTEEVVASDELVEETEVGNGYIITGLIVAMFFFMLPRIKLGMGVQPVLAHKLRFKKWWINFILLGFYIAFWWLLLLVIVIELIHLAKSRKQSVA
- a CDS encoding DeoR/GlpR transcriptional regulator, with product MLTPERHRLILELVNEKSIVKVQELVEQTNTSESTIRRDLQLLEEQNLLKRIHGGASLPQGNRNELGIPEKSTKNLQEKISIAEYASSLVNQGECIYLDAGTTTFQMIEYLKEKDIVVVTNGLTHIDLLLEHNINTYLVGGYIKSKTRALIGSGALASLKQYSFDKCFMGVNGVHYRYGYTTPDPEEALIKQTAIQLSRQSYFLADISKFGEVAFSKIVDLDKAQLITTETNVEVLAPYESKTTIKVVVT
- a CDS encoding AIM24 family protein — its product is MSRYSIDEFIKQTKQQDKGEGFFELETPRMLEVNLSGQVWAKMGSMVSYRGQIKFEREGILEHGLGKLFKKALTGEGTSLMKANGNGKLYLADQGKKISILHLNNDSIYVNGNDLLAFETSLDWDIKMMRRVAGMMAGGLFNVKLDGAGMVAITSHYEPLTLLVTPDNPVITDPNATVAWSGSLQPEFVTDITLKTFFGRGSGESIQMKFAGEGFVVVQPFEEIYLAQQQ
- the pfkB gene encoding 1-phosphofructokinase, whose protein sequence is MIYTCTLNPSIDFIVHINDFKMGDLNKIDKEMKFPGGKGINVARVLKRLGINSKALGFVGGFTGEFIEDYLHSEDIDFDFIKVDGDSRINIKLKTDIETEINGRGPSISSEQLSEMMEKIKRLSSEDVLVLAGSIPVSLPEDIYVKMIKICRQNGVKVVIDASGKTLLKTLEFNPFLLKPNHHELGELFDVDLNTPEEAVPYGKKLVELGAENVIVSLADKGALFINNEMVLHANVPTGKVVNSVGAGDSVVAGFIGTYMKDSDVKEAFKIGVASGSATAFSTDLCTREEVSSLRRQIEVVER
- a CDS encoding class I SAM-dependent methyltransferase translates to MEKNNWHKQVEKQWDNNADFWNQNSENMWEKGSRSTIIPFLKGYLQPDMNILDVGCGDGYGSYKLYQEGLEVTGVDISKEMIEKAKARLEDKRLNYIQADLSDLPFDAETFSAVMAINSLEWTADPLQAINECKRILKPNGFLCVGLLGPTAGPRQNAYPRLYGEEVICNTMMPWELQQLVMENGFEVIDGHGVYKNAVDSSKINHFPLELKQALTFMWVFILKKKG
- a CDS encoding PTS sugar transporter subunit IIA, whose amino-acid sequence is MRITDLLKKDTIILDLKSSTKETVIDELVSKLDDANKLGNRSDFREAILKRESQSTTGIGEGIAIPHAKTSAVKTPAIAFGRSKQGIDYEALDGQPSFLFFMIAASEGANNAHLETLSRLSTLLMDVEFRQKLLNASSVDEVISLIDEKENEINQVDEKTVIKETVKSDTPFVLAVTGCPTGIAHTYMAADSLKAKAKEMNISIKVQTNGSSGIKNKLTAEEIEKAATIIVAADTKVDMEPFVGKKVIQVPVAQAIRKPAELLEKAVKQDAPVYQSTAKSEDSSSNEGKNERQGFYKHLMNGVSNMLPFVVGGGILIALSFIFGINASDPKDPSYHPIAEALMTIGGGNAFALMIPVLAGFIAMSIADRPGFAPGMVGGFMAAAGGAGFLGGLIAGFLAGYIVLGLKKLFASLPQSLEGIKPVLLYPLFGILITGLVMMFVVNDPAKALNDGMSTWLGGMGTTNLVLLGVILGGMMAVDMGGPINKAAFTFGIAMIDAGNFAPHAAIMAGGMVPPLGLALATTFFKKKFTKAEKDAGKTCYIMGASFITEGAIPFAAADPARVIPSAIIGSAVAGALTMIFGIGLPAPHGGAFVIPVVDGNPLLYVLAIAIGSIITALMVGFLKKPVK